Proteins from a single region of Pseudodesulfovibrio portus:
- a CDS encoding PocR ligand-binding domain-containing protein, which produces MSDSYAFSDLVDFDIIKGLLDQFHELTGMPPSITDVDGNLLLTVGFKTICKDYHRVHPDTLKRCVESDVLLSRAMNARSGYACYECLNGLVDLAIPIVIDEIHMATLFIGQFFMDAPPPRERFVKQAEEFGFDMDGYMDALDEIPLFSRKEVELAAKFLSKLAQLIGEMGLSHKRLASFNRTLEQTVRERTDQLREESELRQRALAEIETIFNTASVAIVLVKGDRLIYKVNREFERLSGYTREEAVGRSSRRAFASEEAFETFAASVYPRLANGENVEMEHQFLCRDGKALWVSMHGKSLNPPDIEDGVIWFITDITERKELERLKEDVERITRHDLKVPLNGIIGMCQSLLIDSGLTPEQREDIKLIEEAGFRMNDQIVQSLELYKIEAGTYEFTPVPVDLGHGVRKVIRDLSHRAAMKVVQFNILINGVLDDMVDPFMAGADPMLLHTLLSNLISNAVDAAPMHTPITINMESRGDMVLVSIHNQGAVPWEIREAFFDKYVTHGKTGGTGLGTYTAKLMADAQNGRITMETDDSTGTTVTVWLPAAESI; this is translated from the coding sequence ATGTCGGACTCATACGCCTTTTCGGATCTTGTGGATTTCGACATCATCAAGGGACTGTTGGACCAGTTCCACGAGTTGACCGGAATGCCTCCCTCCATCACCGACGTCGACGGCAATCTGCTGCTCACGGTGGGTTTCAAGACCATCTGCAAGGACTACCACCGCGTCCACCCCGACACCCTGAAGCGTTGCGTCGAAAGCGACGTCCTGCTGTCCCGCGCGATGAACGCCCGGAGCGGCTATGCCTGTTACGAATGCCTCAACGGGCTGGTCGATCTGGCCATTCCCATCGTCATCGACGAGATCCACATGGCCACCCTGTTCATCGGACAGTTCTTCATGGACGCCCCGCCGCCCAGGGAGCGGTTCGTCAAACAGGCCGAGGAATTCGGCTTTGACATGGACGGCTACATGGACGCCCTGGACGAGATACCCCTCTTTTCCCGGAAGGAAGTGGAATTGGCCGCCAAATTCCTGTCCAAGCTGGCCCAGCTGATCGGGGAAATGGGACTGAGCCACAAACGGCTCGCCTCCTTCAACCGGACGCTGGAACAGACCGTCAGGGAGCGCACCGATCAGCTCCGGGAGGAAAGCGAACTGCGCCAGCGCGCCCTTGCCGAGATCGAAACCATTTTCAACACCGCCTCCGTGGCCATCGTCCTGGTCAAGGGAGACCGCCTCATATACAAGGTCAACCGGGAGTTCGAACGGCTCTCCGGCTACACGCGGGAGGAGGCCGTCGGCCGGAGCTCGCGCAGGGCCTTTGCCTCTGAAGAGGCTTTCGAAACCTTTGCCGCGTCCGTGTATCCGCGTCTGGCCAATGGCGAAAATGTGGAAATGGAGCACCAGTTCCTGTGCAGGGACGGAAAGGCTCTCTGGGTTTCCATGCACGGCAAGAGCCTCAACCCGCCCGACATCGAGGACGGAGTCATCTGGTTCATTACCGACATCACCGAGCGCAAGGAGCTGGAGCGGCTCAAGGAGGACGTGGAACGCATCACCCGGCACGACCTCAAGGTGCCGCTCAACGGCATCATCGGCATGTGCCAGTCCCTGCTCATCGATTCCGGCCTGACCCCGGAACAACGCGAGGACATCAAGCTCATCGAGGAAGCGGGCTTCCGGATGAACGATCAGATCGTCCAGTCCCTTGAACTCTACAAGATCGAGGCAGGGACCTACGAATTCACACCCGTCCCCGTGGATTTGGGCCACGGCGTCCGCAAGGTCATCCGCGACCTGAGCCACAGGGCGGCCATGAAGGTGGTGCAGTTCAATATCCTGATCAACGGCGTCCTGGACGACATGGTCGATCCGTTCATGGCCGGGGCCGACCCCATGCTGCTGCACACCCTGCTCTCCAACCTGATCAGCAACGCGGTGGACGCCGCGCCGATGCACACCCCGATCACCATCAACATGGAGAGCCGGGGGGACATGGTCCTGGTCTCCATCCACAACCAGGGGGCGGTGCCCTGGGAAATACGGGAAGCCTTCTTCGACAAGTACGTGACCCACGGCAAGACCGGCGGCACGGGGCTCGGGACCTACACGGCCAAGCTCATGGCGGACGCCCAGAACGGGCGCATCACCATGGAAACCGACGACTCCACCGGCACGACCGTGACCGTCTGGCTCCCGGCTGCAGAGAGCATATAG
- a CDS encoding bifunctional acetate--CoA ligase family protein/GNAT family N-acetyltransferase yields the protein MSVTNLEYLFKPTSVAVIGATNDPQNAGNIVMRNVMAGGFMGPVMPVSATAEAIAGVLTYPSVKHLPKAPDLAVVCSPLDEVPEIIHSLKERGTRGVVLMGAGFASMSEEERQDVKSTILSVARPPEIRIIGPKSLGFMVPSLNLNASLAHAAVGPGKVAFISQSDSLFATVLDWAIDKGVGFSHMIALGSRIDVTFADILDYLGSDPLTRSIMLYVESIKNAREFMSAARAASRNKPVLVIRPGQALDTVLADLKLKETGDQRLEDEVYDVAFRRAGMLRVEDIDGLFDAAQTLGTPKAVFGRKLAILTNGTSAGILAADRLLAGGGKLAPLSEETVKSIDAVLGEENWSRANPVDIPFNADGKAYSEVLKLLVKDRGSNGILVMHVPWTAQPDTEIAEGLRDSLKRVKRMVLTAWLGSGAAEKSRDVFRAADIPTYETPTQAVQAFLYMAEYLRNQEMLIETPDSLPSDFFPDTARAREVVNKALSDGRKTLTEPEAKDILAAYGIPVVETRIAVSAKEAVIAADKLGYPVALKLRSPQIPQPFDVGGVLLDLETPERVWEGAASILARCTRERPDAYIEGFTVQKMGRRPGAHELSVSASVDSVFGPVIHFGHGGMAREMIQDQALTLPPLSMSLAKELVNRTRISTLLKGSRSHLPTDIDDICLTLIQISQLIVDVPQIRSIDINPLYADSEGVLALGGKIGIAPFSGHGETRLAIRPYPRELEECVVLRSGRQVTLRPIRPEDEETHRVFLASLSDEDLRLRFFGVVPRDFGHKDIARFTQIDYDREMAFIATAPDERGEPETLGVMRTNTRPDNTEAEFAIVVRSDMKGEGLGSMLFHKGIRYTRERGTKVLTGQTMVENKAMQGLSRKFGFVITPAPHDDDLVDMTLDMEKAEN from the coding sequence ATGAGCGTCACCAATCTCGAATATCTCTTCAAGCCAACGTCCGTGGCCGTCATCGGTGCCACCAACGACCCGCAGAATGCGGGCAATATCGTCATGCGCAACGTCATGGCCGGCGGGTTCATGGGGCCGGTCATGCCTGTCTCGGCCACCGCCGAGGCCATCGCGGGCGTGCTCACCTACCCGTCCGTCAAGCATCTGCCCAAGGCCCCCGACCTGGCCGTGGTCTGTTCGCCGCTGGACGAGGTGCCGGAGATCATCCACTCCCTCAAGGAGCGGGGCACCAGGGGCGTTGTGCTCATGGGCGCGGGGTTCGCCTCCATGTCCGAAGAGGAGCGCCAGGACGTCAAGTCCACCATCCTGTCCGTGGCCCGGCCGCCGGAGATCCGCATCATCGGTCCCAAATCCCTGGGCTTCATGGTGCCGTCGCTGAACCTGAACGCCTCCCTGGCCCACGCCGCAGTAGGACCGGGCAAGGTGGCCTTCATCTCCCAGTCCGACTCCCTGTTCGCCACGGTTCTGGACTGGGCCATCGACAAGGGCGTGGGCTTCTCTCACATGATCGCGCTGGGCAGCCGCATCGACGTCACCTTTGCCGACATCCTCGATTATCTCGGTTCGGACCCGCTGACCCGGTCCATCATGCTCTACGTCGAGTCCATCAAGAACGCCCGCGAGTTCATGTCCGCAGCCCGCGCCGCCTCGCGCAACAAGCCGGTGCTGGTCATCCGGCCCGGCCAGGCGCTGGACACCGTGCTGGCGGACCTCAAGCTCAAGGAGACGGGGGACCAGCGGTTGGAGGACGAAGTCTACGATGTGGCCTTTCGCCGGGCGGGCATGCTTCGGGTGGAGGACATCGACGGGTTGTTCGACGCGGCCCAGACGCTCGGCACGCCCAAGGCGGTCTTCGGCCGGAAGCTGGCCATCCTGACCAACGGCACGTCCGCCGGCATCCTGGCCGCAGACCGGCTCCTGGCCGGGGGCGGTAAGCTGGCCCCCCTGTCCGAGGAGACCGTCAAGAGCATCGACGCCGTGCTCGGCGAGGAAAACTGGTCGCGGGCCAACCCGGTGGATATCCCGTTCAACGCGGACGGCAAGGCGTACTCCGAGGTCCTCAAGCTGCTGGTCAAGGATCGCGGTTCCAACGGCATCCTGGTCATGCACGTGCCCTGGACAGCCCAGCCCGACACCGAGATTGCCGAGGGACTGCGCGACTCCCTGAAGCGGGTCAAGCGCATGGTACTCACGGCCTGGCTGGGGTCGGGCGCGGCCGAGAAATCCCGCGACGTGTTCCGGGCGGCGGACATCCCCACCTACGAGACGCCCACCCAGGCGGTGCAGGCCTTCCTGTACATGGCCGAGTACCTGCGCAACCAGGAGATGCTCATCGAGACCCCGGACTCCCTGCCTTCGGATTTCTTCCCGGACACCGCCAGGGCGCGCGAGGTCGTGAACAAGGCCCTTTCGGACGGGCGCAAGACCCTGACCGAGCCCGAGGCCAAGGACATCCTGGCCGCCTACGGCATCCCGGTGGTGGAGACGCGCATAGCCGTGTCCGCCAAGGAGGCGGTCATCGCCGCCGACAAGCTGGGCTACCCCGTGGCCCTCAAGCTGCGTTCCCCGCAGATTCCCCAGCCGTTCGACGTGGGCGGCGTGCTCCTCGACCTGGAGACCCCGGAACGGGTCTGGGAGGGGGCGGCCTCCATCCTGGCCCGCTGCACCCGTGAGCGGCCCGACGCCTACATCGAGGGATTCACGGTCCAGAAGATGGGGCGCAGGCCCGGCGCGCACGAGCTGTCCGTGTCGGCCTCCGTGGACTCGGTCTTCGGGCCGGTCATCCACTTCGGGCATGGCGGCATGGCCCGCGAGATGATCCAGGACCAGGCCCTGACCCTGCCCCCGCTGTCCATGTCCCTGGCCAAGGAACTGGTCAACCGGACGCGCATTTCCACCCTGCTCAAGGGGTCGCGCTCCCATCTGCCGACGGATATCGACGACATCTGCCTGACGCTCATCCAGATATCCCAACTCATCGTGGACGTGCCGCAGATTCGCTCCATCGACATCAACCCGCTGTACGCCGACTCCGAGGGCGTGCTGGCCCTGGGCGGCAAGATCGGCATTGCGCCCTTTTCCGGCCACGGCGAGACCCGGCTGGCCATCCGTCCCTATCCGCGCGAGCTGGAGGAATGCGTGGTCCTCAGGTCGGGCCGCCAGGTCACCCTCCGGCCCATCCGTCCGGAGGACGAGGAGACCCACCGCGTCTTCCTGGCCAGCCTCTCCGACGAAGACCTCCGGCTGCGCTTCTTCGGCGTGGTCCCGCGCGACTTCGGCCACAAGGACATCGCCCGGTTCACCCAGATCGACTACGACAGGGAGATGGCCTTCATCGCCACGGCTCCCGACGAGCGGGGCGAGCCTGAAACCCTGGGCGTCATGCGCACCAACACCCGCCCGGACAACACCGAGGCCGAGTTCGCCATCGTGGTCCGCTCGGACATGAAGGGCGAGGGGCTCGGTTCCATGCTCTTTCACAAGGGCATCCGGTACACCCGGGAGCGCGGCACCAAGGTGCTCACCGGCCAGACCATGGTCGAGAACAAGGCCATGCAGGGGCTGTCCAGGAAGTTCGGGTTCGTGATCACTCCCGCCCCCCACGACGATGACCTGGTCGACATGACCCTGGACATGGAGAAGGCGGAGAACTAG